Within the Nitratireductor basaltis genome, the region GCCGATACCGATCGGGCGGACACGCCCTTGCCTTCCACGGCACGCGAAAAGCGCAGCATGTGGGGCGCCCTGATGAATAACGGCCTGTACAAGGGCGTAACGGATGTCCTGTTCAAGACGCCGAGGCGGCAGTTTCTACTGTTGGCCAGCTTCCCGCTCTTCTGGGTCTTCTTCGCCCATCTCGGTCCGATCATCGAGATGTTCTATATCAGCTTTCTCGACTCCTACCCGCCGGCTGCAGGTTATGAACCACAGCTGACGCTGGCCAACTGGAGCCGCTTCTTCGAAGAACGCATCTTCATGATCCCGTTCTTCCGCACGCTGGGCTTCGCCTTCACGCTGACATTCGTCACGCTACTGATCACCTATCCGGTCGCCTATTTCCTGGCCAAGCATGTGAAGCGGAAGAACCAGCTCCTGTTCCTGCTCCTGCTGCTCATCCCGTTCTGGGTTGGCGAGATCGTGCGCACCTATGCGATCATGATCCTGCTTGGCAACAATGGTGCGGTGAACCTGCTCCTGAAGTCGATCGGGCTGATCGATCGCCCGATCCCCTTCATGTATACGAGCTTTTCGCTCGGCGTGGGCATCATCTATCTGACAGCGCTCTACATGCTGCTGCCACTCTATTCGGCGCTTGAAAAGATCCCGGACAACTATCTGGAAGCAGCAGCCGATCTCGGTGCGGGCTCCTGGACACGCTTCCGCCGTGTCACGCTGCCCCTGTCGAGAGAAGGCATCGCGTCGGGCTGCACGCTCGTCTTCC harbors:
- a CDS encoding ABC transporter permease is translated as MAHADTDRADTPLPSTAREKRSMWGALMNNGLYKGVTDVLFKTPRRQFLLLASFPLFWVFFAHLGPIIEMFYISFLDSYPPAAGYEPQLTLANWSRFFEERIFMIPFFRTLGFAFTLTFVTLLITYPVAYFLAKHVKRKNQLLFLLLLLIPFWVGEIVRTYAIMILLGNNGAVNLLLKSIGLIDRPIPFMYTSFSLGVGIIYLTALYMLLPLYSALEKIPDNYLEAAADLGAGSWTRFRRVTLPLSREGIASGCTLVFLISTGYYATPVLLGGPSTTVFAESIAGFFHVAGDEWPTGAAFSAIMLITTLSLTGIFLKLMGRDGKGLLK